A genomic segment from Salvelinus alpinus chromosome 8, SLU_Salpinus.1, whole genome shotgun sequence encodes:
- the LOC139583390 gene encoding polypeptide N-acetylgalactosaminyltransferase 11-like — MGSVTLRYFCYGCLFTSVTWSVLLFLYFSLGQDGGRSTFRYVPIQGPQAHRFQPRFSKGPGGGPEHGITAVPAAGAGGNKQADLSPEMGMIFNEQDQEVRDMGYHKHAFNVLISNRLGYHRDLPDTRDEKCRDMIYPLSLPVASVVICFFNEAFSALLRTVHSVLDRTPAYLLHEIILVDDSSELADLKEDLDSYVQQHKLQVKVKVVRNEKREGLIRGRMIGASHATGEVLVFLDSHCEVNEAWLQPLLAPIQRDRKTVVCPVIDIISADTLAYSPSPIVRGGFNWGLHFKWDTVPASELNSPDGAVGSIRSPTMAGGLFAMDRKYFNELGQYDRGMDIWGGENLEISFRIWMCGGQLLIIPCARVGHIFRKRRPYGSPGGQDTMAHNSLRLAHVWMDEYKEQYLNLRPELRERAYGDISERQAVRQRLQCRSFKWYLDTIYPEMQVASPHNKPQQPVFVNKGLRRPKVLQRGRLRNLQADKCLVAQGRSTQKGGAVVLRSCDTHNPEQEWAYDEEHELILAGLLCLDMSEIRSSDPPRLMKCHGSGGSQQWTLGKSNRLYQVSVGQCLAVVDPISPKGYVATAICNGSQSQQWQLEG; from the exons ATGGGTAGCGTCACACTGCGCTATTTCTGCTATGGCTGCCTCTTCACCTCCGTGACCTGGTCCGTCCTACTCTTCCTCTACTTCAGCCTGGGCCAAGACGGCGGCCGGTCCACCTTCAGGTATGTGCCCATCCAGGGGCCCCAGGCCCACCGCTTCCAACCCCGTTTCTCCAAGGGCCCTGGAGGAGGGCCAGAACATGGCATTACGGCAGTCCCTGCAGCAGGAGCAGGAGGCAACAAGCAGGCCGATCTCTCTCCTGAGATGG GTATGATTTTTAATGAGCAAGACCAGGAGGTGCGCGACATGGGCTATCACAAGCATGCTTTCAACGTACTGATCAGCAATCGACTAGGCTACCACAGAGACCTCCCCGACACTAGGGACGAGAA GTGCCGAGACATGATCTATCCTCTGTCCCTCCCCGTGGCCAGCGTAGTGATCTGCTTCTTCAACGAGGCGTTCTCCGCCCTCCTGCGCACCGTGCACAGTGTCCTGGATCGCACGCCGGCCTACCTGCTGCATGAGATTATACTGGTGGATGACAGCAGTGAACTAG CTGATCTGAAGGAAGATCTTGACAGCTATGTCCAGCAGCACAAACTCCAGGTCAAAGTCAAGGTGGTCCGCaacgagaagagagagggattgatCAGAGGGAGGATGATAGGTGCTTCTCATGCCACCG GGGAGGTGCTTGTGTTCCTGGACAGCCACTGTGAGGTGAATGAGGCGTGGCTGCAGCCCCTGCTGGCTCCCATCCAGCGGGACCGCAAAACAGTGGTGTGTCCCGTCATCGACATTATTAGCGCTGACACCCTGGCCTACAGCCCCTCCCCCATTGTCCGGGGGGGCTTCAACTGGGGGCTGCACTTCAAGTGGGACACTGTGCCCGCCTCAGAGCTCAACAGTCCTGACGGAGCAGTGGGCAGCATCAG GTCTCCCACCATGGCAGGTGGTCTGTTTGCCATGGACAGGAAGTACTTTAACGAGCTCGGCCAATACGACAGGGGCATGGACATCTGGGGTGGTGAGAACCTTGAGATCTCCTTCCGG ATCTGGATGTGTGGTGGCCAGCTCCTGATCATCCCCTGCGCGCGGGTGGGTCATATATTCCGTAAACGCCGGCCTTATGGGTCACCCGGAGGTCAGGACACCATGGCCCACAACTCACTGCGATTGGCCCACGTATGGATGGATGAATACAAG GAGCAGTACTTAAACCTACGGCCGGAACTCCGGGAACGTGCCTACGGCGACATCAGCGAGCGGCAGGCGGTGCGCCAACGGCTGCAGTGTCGCTCTTTCAAGTGGTACCTGGACACCATCTACCCCGAGATGCAGGTTGCCTCGCCCCACAACAAGCCCCAGCAGCCTGTGTTCGTCAACAAGGGCCTCCGCCGGCCAAAAGTGTTGCAGAGAGGCCGG ctgCGGAACCTGCAGGCTGACAAGTGTCTGGTGGCCCAGGGGAGGTCCACCCAGAAGGGGGGTGCCGTGGTGCTGAGGTCCTGTGACACTCACAACCCAGAACAG gAGTGGGCCTATGATGAGGAGCACGAGTTGATCCTAGCCGGCCTGCTGTGTCTGGACATGTCGGAGATCCGCTCGTCTGACCCACCCCGCCTCATGAAGTGTCACGGCTCAGGGGGCTCCCAGCAGTGGACCCTGGGG AAAAGCAACCGGCTGTATCAAGTCTCAGTGGGCCAATGCCTGGCCGTGGTCGACCCAATCAGCCCCAAGGGATATGTTGCCACGGCAATCTGCAACGGCTCGCAGTCCCAGCAGTGGCAGTTGGAGGGCTGA